A genomic segment from Sphingopyxis sp. DBS4 encodes:
- a CDS encoding enoyl-CoA hydratase/isomerase family protein, translated as MTEDVLISTDGRVGRLSLNRPKAIHALNLPMCEAMIDALVGWRGDGAVEAVIIDHSEGRGFCAGGDIRMLAESGAKDGKEARAFFHTEYRLNHLLFTYPKPVVAFMDGITMGGGVGISQPAPYRVATEHTRFAMPETGIGLFPDVGGGWYLPRLEGRVGVFLALTGARLDGAECLALGLATHYLPSEKLAEAKARIAQHPDRIGGILGELSVTAPPAAITGQIDRINRLFASDRYEDILAALEADGGEWAAKELDALRTKSPQTCKVALRQLKEGGAMPDFASQMAQEYAIGSRVVQMHDFIEGVRALIIDKDNSPKWDPPTPEAVTDDWIDAIFAPLPENEKWTPLT; from the coding sequence ATGACCGAAGATGTTCTGATCAGCACCGATGGCCGCGTGGGCCGCCTGTCGCTCAATCGCCCCAAGGCGATTCACGCGCTCAATCTGCCGATGTGCGAGGCGATGATCGACGCGCTCGTCGGGTGGCGCGGGGATGGCGCCGTCGAGGCGGTGATCATCGACCATAGCGAGGGGCGCGGTTTCTGCGCCGGCGGCGATATCCGTATGCTCGCGGAAAGCGGCGCGAAGGATGGGAAGGAGGCGCGCGCTTTCTTCCACACCGAATATCGCCTCAACCATCTGCTCTTCACCTATCCGAAGCCCGTCGTCGCCTTCATGGACGGCATCACGATGGGCGGCGGGGTCGGCATTTCGCAGCCCGCACCCTATCGCGTCGCGACCGAGCACACGCGCTTCGCGATGCCCGAAACGGGGATCGGCCTGTTCCCCGACGTTGGCGGCGGCTGGTATCTGCCGCGCCTCGAAGGCCGCGTCGGGGTCTTTCTCGCGCTCACCGGCGCGCGGCTCGACGGCGCCGAATGCCTCGCGCTCGGCCTTGCGACCCATTATCTGCCGTCCGAAAAGCTCGCCGAAGCGAAGGCGCGTATCGCGCAGCATCCGGACCGTATCGGCGGCATATTGGGCGAACTGTCGGTCACTGCGCCGCCCGCCGCAATCACCGGGCAGATCGACCGGATCAACCGCCTGTTCGCCAGCGACCGCTACGAGGATATCCTTGCCGCGCTCGAGGCCGATGGCGGCGAATGGGCGGCGAAGGAGCTTGATGCGCTCCGCACCAAGAGCCCGCAGACCTGCAAGGTCGCGCTGCGCCAGCTCAAGGAAGGCGGCGCGATGCCCGACTTCGCGAGCCAGATGGCGCAGGAATATGCGATCGGCAGCCGTGTCGTTCAGATGCACGATTTCATCGAGGGCGTCCGGGCGCTGATCATCGACAAGGACAACAGTCCGAAATGGGACCCGCCGACCCCCGAGGCGGTCACCGACGACTGGATCGACGCAATCTTCGCGCCGTTGCCAGAAAACGAGAAATGGACCCCTCTAACCTAA
- the mmsB gene encoding 3-hydroxyisobutyrate dehydrogenase, which translates to MKIAFIGLGNMGGGMAANLANAGHEVRAFDLSEEALVRAVEAGCARAASAAEAVTGAEAVVTMLPAGKHVAGVYESDVFPNAAPGTLLLDCSTIDVATARSNIEAATAKGLVAVDAPVSGGIAAANAGTLTFMVGGTDEGFARAEPILGVMGKAVIHAGGAGAGQGAKICNNMLLGASMIATCESLALAQKLGLDPQTFFDIASVSSGQCWSLTSYAPLPGVGPATPADNDYKGGFAAALMLKDLRLAMEAAASVDADVPMGSRARELYEAFVAADPDHRDFSAIIQTLQK; encoded by the coding sequence ATGAAAATCGCTTTCATCGGACTCGGCAATATGGGCGGCGGCATGGCCGCGAACCTTGCGAACGCTGGGCATGAGGTCCGCGCCTTCGACCTTAGCGAAGAAGCACTCGTCCGCGCGGTCGAGGCTGGCTGCGCCCGCGCCGCTTCAGCAGCCGAAGCCGTCACCGGCGCCGAGGCGGTGGTGACGATGCTCCCCGCGGGCAAGCATGTCGCGGGCGTTTATGAAAGCGACGTCTTCCCGAACGCCGCGCCGGGCACTTTGCTGCTCGACTGCTCGACGATCGACGTCGCGACCGCACGCTCGAATATCGAAGCGGCGACCGCGAAAGGCCTCGTCGCGGTCGACGCGCCGGTCTCGGGCGGTATCGCCGCCGCCAATGCGGGAACGCTGACCTTCATGGTCGGCGGCACCGATGAAGGCTTTGCGCGCGCCGAGCCGATCCTTGGCGTAATGGGCAAGGCGGTGATCCACGCCGGCGGCGCTGGCGCGGGGCAGGGGGCGAAAATCTGCAACAACATGCTGCTCGGCGCGTCGATGATCGCAACATGCGAAAGCCTCGCGCTCGCGCAGAAGCTCGGGCTCGACCCGCAGACTTTCTTCGACATCGCCAGTGTGTCGTCGGGGCAATGCTGGTCGCTGACCAGCTATGCGCCGCTCCCCGGCGTCGGCCCGGCGACCCCCGCCGACAATGATTACAAGGGTGGTTTCGCCGCGGCGTTGATGCTCAAGGATCTGCGCCTCGCGATGGAGGCGGCGGCGAGCGTCGACGCCGATGTCCCGATGGGCAGCCGCGCGCGCGAGCTTTATGAAGCCTTCGTGGCGGCCGATCCCGACCATCGCGATTTTTCGGCGATCATCCAGACGTTGCAGAAATAG
- a CDS encoding RidA family protein, which yields MAESSRRKYSSASPFEPIYGYSRAVRVGNRIDVAGCAPIESDGSSTPGDAGAQAARCLAIIGEALAALGGSFADVVRTRMYITDAADADRVGHAHGAVFKDIRPAATMLVIPALIRPEWKVEIEAEAILSGPSC from the coding sequence GTGGCTGAATCCAGCCGCCGTAAATACAGCTCGGCATCTCCGTTCGAACCCATCTATGGCTACAGCCGCGCGGTTCGGGTGGGGAATCGCATCGACGTCGCCGGCTGCGCGCCGATCGAGTCTGACGGCTCGTCGACCCCCGGCGACGCCGGGGCGCAGGCTGCGCGCTGCCTGGCGATCATCGGCGAAGCGCTCGCGGCGCTCGGCGGCAGCTTCGCCGACGTCGTCCGCACCCGCATGTACATCACCGACGCCGCCGATGCCGACCGCGTCGGCCATGCCCATGGCGCGGTGTTCAAGGACATCCGCCCGGCCGCGACGATGCTCGTCATCCCCGCGCTGATCCGCCCCGAGTGGAAAGTCGAAATCGAGGCCGAGGCCATCCTCTCGGGTCCGTCATGCTGA
- a CDS encoding 3-hydroxyacyl-CoA dehydrogenase NAD-binding domain-containing protein, which yields MSDETPVSVTMQKDGEIAVVIVNNPPVNALSWHVRQGLKDHFEAALADDGVKAIVLRCDGGTFIAGADISEFGKAPRGPDFNAVLNMIEAASKPVVAAIHGTALGGGLETALVCHYRVAVPSAKLGVPEVKLGLLPGAGGTQRLPRVVGVEAAATMTSLGEPLPAAKAKELGLVDELAGEDSLAADAIAFARAKIADGPRPTRERKVFGDVAVIEQLKTANAKRWRGFEAPYANLACVEAATRLPFDEGLAFERQEFMKLMMGSQSAAQRHIFFAERQAAKIDGLPKDIKLRDIKHVGIIGAGTMGGGIMMNFLQKGFRCTIVEMQQEALDRGLGVVRKNYDASAAKGRFKPEQVDQMMGLITPALELDALADCDLIIEAVYEDMGVKKEIFGKLDKIAKPGAILASNTSYLDVNEIAASTSRPGDVLGMHFFSPANVMKLLEVVRGDKTADDVLATAMAIGKKIGKVAVVAGVCHGFIGNRMLAPRQIEAQKLLLEGATPQQVDKVHVEFGMPMGPFQMSDLAGVDIGWHRDPNRIESIRDALCAEGRWGQKKQAGFYDYDEKRTPTPSARVEEIIAEFRKRAGVEKREITDQEIIERTLYPMVNEGALILAEGKAQRASDIDVVWIYGYGWPVYRGGPMFWAGIEGTDKIAAALESHGFAVAPLLKEKAAAKSGF from the coding sequence ATGTCCGATGAAACCCCCGTCAGCGTGACGATGCAGAAGGACGGCGAAATCGCCGTCGTCATCGTCAACAATCCCCCGGTAAACGCGCTCTCGTGGCACGTCCGCCAGGGCCTGAAGGATCATTTCGAGGCCGCGCTCGCCGACGACGGCGTCAAGGCGATCGTGCTGCGCTGCGACGGCGGCACCTTCATCGCCGGCGCCGACATCAGCGAATTCGGAAAAGCCCCGCGCGGGCCCGATTTCAACGCGGTGCTCAACATGATCGAGGCGGCGTCGAAGCCGGTCGTCGCCGCGATTCACGGCACCGCGCTCGGCGGCGGGCTGGAGACCGCGCTCGTCTGCCATTATCGCGTCGCCGTTCCGTCGGCGAAGCTCGGCGTCCCCGAAGTGAAGCTCGGCCTGCTGCCCGGCGCCGGCGGCACGCAGCGCCTGCCGCGCGTCGTCGGGGTCGAGGCCGCGGCGACGATGACCTCGCTCGGCGAACCGCTTCCCGCCGCCAAGGCGAAAGAGCTCGGCCTCGTCGACGAACTGGCGGGCGAGGACAGCCTCGCCGCCGACGCGATCGCCTTTGCCCGCGCCAAGATCGCCGACGGCCCGCGCCCGACGCGCGAGCGCAAGGTGTTCGGCGACGTCGCGGTGATCGAGCAGCTCAAGACCGCCAACGCCAAGCGCTGGCGCGGCTTCGAGGCGCCTTACGCCAACCTCGCCTGCGTCGAGGCGGCGACGCGCCTGCCCTTCGACGAAGGTCTGGCGTTCGAGCGTCAGGAATTCATGAAGCTGATGATGGGCAGCCAGTCGGCGGCGCAGCGCCACATCTTCTTCGCCGAGCGCCAGGCCGCGAAGATCGACGGCCTGCCCAAGGACATCAAGCTGCGCGACATCAAGCATGTCGGGATCATCGGCGCCGGCACGATGGGCGGCGGCATCATGATGAACTTCCTGCAGAAGGGCTTTCGCTGCACGATCGTCGAGATGCAGCAGGAAGCGCTCGACCGCGGGCTCGGCGTCGTGCGCAAGAATTACGACGCATCGGCCGCCAAGGGTCGCTTCAAACCCGAACAGGTCGACCAGATGATGGGGCTGATCACCCCCGCGCTCGAACTCGATGCGCTCGCCGACTGCGACCTGATCATCGAGGCGGTCTATGAGGATATGGGCGTCAAGAAGGAGATTTTCGGCAAGCTCGACAAGATCGCCAAGCCCGGCGCGATCCTCGCCTCGAACACCAGCTATCTCGACGTCAACGAGATCGCGGCGTCGACCAGCCGCCCCGGCGACGTGCTCGGCATGCACTTCTTCTCGCCCGCCAACGTGATGAAGCTGCTCGAGGTGGTGCGCGGCGACAAGACCGCCGACGATGTGCTGGCGACCGCGATGGCGATCGGCAAAAAGATCGGCAAGGTCGCGGTCGTCGCGGGCGTCTGCCACGGCTTCATCGGCAACCGCATGCTCGCGCCGCGCCAGATCGAGGCGCAGAAGCTGCTGCTCGAAGGCGCGACCCCGCAGCAGGTCGACAAGGTGCATGTCGAATTCGGCATGCCGATGGGCCCGTTCCAGATGAGCGACCTTGCCGGCGTCGACATCGGCTGGCACCGCGACCCGAACCGCATCGAAAGCATCCGCGACGCGCTCTGCGCCGAGGGTCGCTGGGGGCAGAAGAAACAGGCGGGCTTCTACGACTATGACGAGAAGCGCACCCCCACGCCGAGCGCGCGGGTCGAGGAGATCATCGCGGAGTTCCGCAAGCGGGCGGGGGTCGAAAAGCGCGAGATCACCGATCAGGAGATCATCGAACGCACGCTCTATCCGATGGTCAACGAGGGTGCGCTGATCCTCGCCGAAGGCAAGGCGCAGCGCGCGAGCGACATCGATGTCGTGTGGATCTACGGCTATGGCTGGCCGGTCTATCGCGGCGGCCCGATGTTCTGGGCGGGCATCGAAGGCACCGACAAGATCGCCGCGGCGCTGGAAAGCCATGGCTTTGCGGTGGCGCCGCTGCTCAAGGAAAAGGCGGCAGCGAAGAGCGGGTTCTGA
- a CDS encoding enoyl-CoA hydratase-related protein, which yields MTYETLLVEQRGAVTLVTLNRPQALNALNSSVLDDLIAAFAAFEADPGQRCAVLTGSGDKAFAAGADIKEMADKPAADFYLEDFFSKWTSDFVKKVRKPWIAAVNGFALGGGCELAMMADFIIASEKAKFGQPEIKLGVAPGMGGSQRLTRAVGKAKAMEMCLTGRMMDAVEAERSGLVARVVAHETLVDEAVKTAATIASMPPMAAMVNKDMVNAAFETTLDQGLLYERRLFQILAATEDKAEGMAAFIEKREGVWKGR from the coding sequence ATGACATACGAAACCCTCCTCGTCGAGCAGCGCGGCGCCGTCACGCTGGTGACATTGAACCGCCCGCAGGCGCTGAACGCGCTCAACTCGTCGGTGCTCGACGATCTGATCGCGGCCTTCGCGGCTTTCGAGGCCGACCCCGGCCAGCGCTGCGCCGTGCTCACCGGATCGGGCGACAAGGCGTTTGCCGCGGGTGCCGATATCAAGGAAATGGCCGACAAGCCGGCGGCCGATTTCTACCTCGAAGACTTCTTCTCGAAATGGACGAGCGACTTCGTGAAGAAGGTCCGCAAGCCGTGGATCGCCGCGGTGAACGGCTTCGCCTTGGGCGGCGGCTGCGAACTGGCGATGATGGCCGATTTCATCATCGCGTCGGAAAAAGCGAAATTCGGCCAGCCCGAAATCAAGCTCGGCGTCGCGCCGGGCATGGGCGGGTCGCAGCGGCTGACCCGCGCGGTCGGCAAGGCGAAGGCGATGGAGATGTGCCTCACCGGCCGGATGATGGATGCTGTCGAGGCCGAACGCTCGGGGCTGGTCGCGCGCGTCGTCGCGCACGAGACGCTGGTCGACGAAGCGGTGAAGACCGCCGCGACGATCGCTTCGATGCCGCCGATGGCCGCGATGGTGAACAAGGACATGGTCAACGCCGCATTCGAAACGACGCTCGACCAGGGGCTGCTCTACGAACGCCGCCTGTTCCAGATCCTCGCCGCGACCGAGGACAAGGCCGAAGGCATGGCCGCCTTCATCGAAAAGCGCGAAGGCGTGTGGAAGGGGCGGTGA
- a CDS encoding acyl-CoA dehydrogenase family protein, whose product MTDQFQLTDDQLAIQDMARKFTADRITPFAAEWDETHHYPVDVWKAAGELGFGAIYVAEESGGIGLGRLEAALIMEAMAYGCPATSAYVSIHNMATWMIDRFGGAEIKARFLPELVSMEKIASYCLTEPGSGSDAAALKTTAKRDGDHYVLNGTKQFISGAGTNDIYVCMVRTGEEKSKGISCLVIEKDMPGLSFGAPEKKLGWNASPTAQVIFEDCRVPVENRVGAEGDGFRFAMAGLDGGRLNIGACSLGGAQRCLDEAIAYTRDRQQFGQPIADFQNTQFMLADMATDLEASRALLYLAAAKVTANAPDKSRFSAMAKRLATDNGSKIVNDALQLFGGYGYLKDYPIERFWRDLRVHSILEGTNQVMRMIVGRDLLRQ is encoded by the coding sequence ATGACCGACCAGTTCCAGCTTACCGACGACCAGCTCGCCATTCAGGACATGGCGCGCAAATTCACCGCCGATCGCATCACGCCTTTCGCGGCCGAATGGGACGAGACGCATCATTATCCCGTCGATGTCTGGAAGGCGGCGGGCGAGCTCGGCTTCGGCGCGATTTACGTGGCCGAGGAATCGGGCGGCATCGGGCTCGGCCGGCTCGAGGCGGCGCTGATCATGGAGGCGATGGCCTATGGCTGCCCCGCGACCAGCGCTTATGTCTCGATCCACAATATGGCGACGTGGATGATCGACCGTTTCGGCGGCGCGGAGATCAAGGCGCGCTTCCTGCCCGAGCTCGTCAGCATGGAGAAGATCGCCTCCTATTGCCTGACCGAGCCGGGGTCGGGGTCGGACGCCGCGGCGCTCAAGACCACGGCGAAAAGGGACGGCGACCATTATGTGCTGAACGGCACCAAGCAGTTCATTTCGGGGGCGGGCACCAACGACATCTATGTCTGCATGGTCCGCACCGGTGAAGAGAAGTCGAAGGGCATTTCCTGCCTCGTCATCGAAAAGGACATGCCGGGTCTCAGCTTCGGCGCGCCCGAAAAGAAGCTCGGCTGGAACGCCTCGCCGACCGCGCAAGTGATCTTCGAGGATTGCCGTGTGCCGGTCGAAAACCGGGTCGGCGCCGAAGGCGACGGCTTCCGCTTCGCGATGGCGGGGCTCGACGGCGGGCGGCTCAACATCGGCGCCTGTTCGCTCGGCGGCGCGCAGCGCTGCCTCGACGAAGCGATCGCCTACACCAGGGACCGCCAGCAGTTCGGGCAGCCGATCGCCGATTTCCAGAACACCCAGTTCATGCTCGCCGACATGGCGACCGACCTCGAAGCGTCGCGCGCCCTGCTCTATCTCGCGGCGGCGAAGGTCACCGCGAACGCCCCCGACAAGTCGCGCTTTTCGGCGATGGCGAAGCGGCTCGCGACCGACAACGGCAGCAAGATCGTCAACGACGCGCTGCAGCTGTTCGGCGGCTACGGCTATCTGAAGGATTATCCGATCGAGCGCTTCTGGCGCGACCTGCGCGTCCATTCGATCCTCGAAGGGACCAACCAGGTGATGCGGATGATCGTGGGAAGGGACCTGCTGCGCCAATGA
- a CDS encoding GIY-YIG nuclease family protein, which produces MRERYPCVYIMASGRHGTIYIGVTSDLMARIHQHREGLIEGFTKRHGVRRLVYYEMHGTMDAAITREKQLKAWKRDWKIALIEQENPFWEDWAVRLGFPPLT; this is translated from the coding sequence ATGCGGGAGCGATATCCTTGCGTCTATATCATGGCGAGCGGCCGGCACGGCACGATTTACATTGGCGTGACATCGGATCTGATGGCGCGCATTCACCAGCATCGCGAAGGCCTGATCGAGGGCTTTACCAAGCGCCACGGCGTGAGGCGGCTCGTCTATTACGAGATGCATGGAACGATGGACGCGGCGATCACGCGCGAAAAGCAGCTCAAGGCATGGAAGCGCGACTGGAAGATCGCCTTGATCGAACAGGAAAATCCGTTTTGGGAAGATTGGGCGGTTCGGCTCGGCTTCCCGCCGCTAACGTAG
- a CDS encoding serine hydrolase, translated as MSHGFDTRRLDRIPAFLAAKYVDSGRLPHAATLVSRRGEIAHLSCIGEARPGEALKEDAIFRIASMTKPITSIAFMMLVEEGKVALSDPLVKFCPEFRDTGVFVAGGGNVPFLTRPPVRPILMVDLLRHTSGLTYGFQERTPVDAAYRKTKIDDFDAAFTMDSFIEGLAKIPLQFDPGAHWNYSMATDVLGAVIERIEGKPFDQVLQERIFGPLAMVDTGFKVPADQQHRLTDAYAFHPKDKMQQFDGGDRSRWAKDRSFHSGGGGLASTLHDYHRFCLMLLGGGKLGDVRIISRKTLDLMTSNHLVGGGDLTQHSVGIFSEDENAGVGFGLGFAVTLDPAAAGIPGSAGDFYWGGMFSTGFFVDPVEEICMVFMTQLMPSSTYPVRREVKTLVHAAIDD; from the coding sequence GTGAGTCACGGTTTCGATACCAGGCGGCTGGACCGCATCCCGGCTTTCCTCGCGGCGAAATATGTCGATAGCGGCCGCCTGCCGCACGCGGCGACTTTGGTGTCGCGGCGCGGCGAGATCGCGCATCTGTCGTGCATCGGCGAAGCGCGACCGGGCGAAGCGCTGAAGGAGGATGCGATCTTTCGCATCGCCAGCATGACCAAGCCGATCACCAGCATCGCCTTCATGATGCTGGTCGAGGAAGGCAAGGTCGCGCTGTCCGATCCGCTGGTGAAGTTCTGCCCCGAGTTCAGGGACACCGGCGTCTTCGTCGCGGGTGGCGGCAATGTTCCCTTCCTGACCCGCCCGCCGGTGCGCCCGATCCTGATGGTCGACCTGCTCCGCCACACCTCCGGGCTGACCTATGGCTTTCAGGAGCGCACGCCGGTCGACGCCGCCTATCGCAAGACGAAGATCGACGATTTCGATGCCGCCTTCACGATGGACAGCTTCATCGAGGGGCTGGCGAAGATTCCGCTGCAATTCGACCCCGGCGCGCACTGGAATTATTCGATGGCGACCGATGTCCTCGGCGCGGTGATCGAGCGGATCGAGGGCAAGCCCTTTGACCAGGTCCTGCAAGAGCGCATTTTCGGCCCGCTCGCCATGGTCGATACCGGGTTCAAGGTGCCCGCCGACCAGCAGCACCGGCTGACCGACGCCTATGCCTTTCACCCGAAGGACAAGATGCAGCAGTTCGACGGTGGCGACCGCAGCCGCTGGGCAAAGGACAGGAGCTTCCATTCGGGCGGCGGCGGGCTCGCCTCGACGCTCCACGACTATCACCGCTTCTGCCTGATGCTGCTCGGCGGCGGGAAATTGGGCGATGTACGGATCATCAGCCGCAAGACGCTGGACCTGATGACGTCGAACCATCTCGTCGGCGGCGGCGACCTGACGCAGCACAGCGTCGGCATCTTTTCGGAAGACGAGAATGCCGGAGTCGGCTTCGGCCTCGGCTTCGCAGTGACGCTCGATCCCGCGGCCGCGGGGATTCCGGGCTCGGCGGGCGATTTTTACTGGGGCGGCATGTTCTCGACCGGCTTCTTCGTCGATCCGGTCGAGGAAATCTGCATGGTCTTCATGACCCAGCTCATGCCCTCCTCCACCTATCCCGTGCGGCGCGAGGTCAAGACTCTCGTTCACGCCGCGATCGACGACTGA
- a CDS encoding I78 family peptidase inhibitor, producing the protein MDIRLLGLVAAALPLAACAASDAPAESTPPPPAQMTCNADAGASFVGQTATPDLGGAIVKATGARTLRWGPPRSAMTMDYRQDRVNVMYDDAYKITQVTCG; encoded by the coding sequence ATGGACATTCGCCTGCTTGGCTTGGTCGCCGCCGCCCTGCCGCTCGCCGCTTGTGCGGCCAGCGACGCGCCCGCCGAATCGACCCCGCCGCCGCCCGCCCAGATGACCTGCAACGCCGATGCGGGGGCGAGCTTTGTCGGTCAGACCGCGACGCCCGATCTGGGCGGCGCGATCGTCAAGGCGACCGGCGCGCGCACGCTGCGCTGGGGCCCGCCGCGCTCGGCGATGACGATGGATTACCGGCAGGACCGGGTGAATGTGATGTACGACGATGCGTACAAGATCACGCAGGTCACCTGTGGCTGA